The Larus michahellis chromosome 18, bLarMic1.1, whole genome shotgun sequence genome contains the following window.
CCATACATCCCATGCTATCCATGCAGCATGGCTGGGATCCCTCCGGCAGCAGGTACCATCATGGCTCAGTATGGATTCCATACAACCCATGCCATCCACGCAACGTGGCTGGGATCCCTCATGCAGCAGGTACCCATCGTGGCTCCGTATGGATTCCGTGCATCCCACGCCATCCGCGCAATGTGGCTGGGATCCCTCATGCAGCAGGTACCCATCGTGGCTCCGTATGGATTCCGTGCATCCCACGCCATCCACGCAGCGTGGCTGGGATCCCTCATGCAGCAGGTACCCATCGTGGCTCCGTATGGATTCCGTACATCCCACGCCATCCACGCAGCGTGGCTCAGCTCCCTCCCGCAGCAGGTACCATCGTGGCTCAGCGTGGAGCCCATACCTGTCACagcacctcccaccccagcacacCTCACTGACGGCCCCACAGCCACCACCCTACGccaggggcacccaggggtgctgcccctgcctcgcctggccccgcagccccccgcccccccatcccccagctCCCCTCACCCAGCAACACCCCGGGACCCCGCACCTACCCCTGGGGGTGCCTCCGCGACGCCCCTGCccgggctctgcctgctgctgcccgcgGGGAAAGAGCCGCGCGGCGCGGGGGAGCGCGCCCAAATGCCCTGAGTCACGCTCCCCTCCCTAATCTCCCCCCCCTGGGGCTCACCCGGCCCCCACCTCTCTCCCCCTGGGGCCCCCCGTAAACAAGGTTATCGGGGTGCAACATCTTGCGATGGGCTGCGCCCTGCCCGCTGCCCACCCGCTGCCCGCCCTcgccccgcagccctccccagccGCTCACCCTGCCCCGGCTAGGCCATGCCgtgctccccgtgccccccactaTCTTGTTTACGAGGCTCCGGGTTTCCCTGCGGGGAATCCCCGGGAATCCTCTGGCTGTCCCCCTCCTTCAcgaagggttggggtttttctctctctttttttttttttttttttttttaaaaaaaaatgggggttCCTGGGGAGGTTCCCCCCGGGGGAGGAGGCGAGAGGGGACGGGGGATGTGGCCGGGGTTCCCTCTGTCCCCGGGGATCGCTGTGCCCGGGGTGCCtggcagagaggtggtgggacgGGCACGGCTGCTTCGGTGCAGGGCGAATGGGGGGGCGTGAGCGCGCGCGGGTGTGCACGCTTGTGGGTGCACGCGGGTGTGCAAGCAGGCGTGTGCGCGTGCAAGTGCGTGCATACATGGATGTGCATGCATACCTGGGTGTGCAGGCGTGTACGTGTGCATGCACGCATGGCGCGCACGCTCAGCCGTGCGTGCGTGTATGTGCAGGCATGCAAACGTGCGTGCACgtgtatacatgcacatatacacacgcgtgtgcacgcacATGCGTGTCTCTACATTTACAAGGCCCCTGAAGGGCTCCCGGCCCCCTGGCCCAAATCccagggggcagggaaggggagaaggggctgggaaAGCATTGCACGCGGGTGCACACATGtgcgcacacatgcacacacacatacataagcACACACCGGCCACCCCACTGCTTGGGGACACCCACAGGGACGtcccggctcctgccccagctcGTGGGGTCAGGACGGCGTTGTCCCCCCCTTTTGGGGCAACCATCCAGGCTGGGGGCCGTGGGCTGCCAGCCCATCACACATTTTGGGGACTCGGTGGCACCTCCCGCGGAGCCGGGAGGTGCAATAGCTGCAGGCTGGGTGCTCCGATAAGAGCCCCCCCCACGTTATCTGGGTGCTGCCAagggctcccctccctgcagcagctctggggattttgggggtccctccccccccagggctccccgctgccccccagctgggTGCTGTGGGCTGGGACCCCTTtgcaggggcagaggagggcGTGGGGCACCCTGGGGTCACAGAAAGGGGGGGGACGTGTCCCCACAGGTTGTGGCTGGGGGAGGTTTACCTCTCTGCTCAGGGTGACTCTGATTTatctgggtgctgtggggggagACATGAGTGCCTGtggtgttcccccccccccccgatttccCTGTCACAtcaatggggaaactgaggcatggcaCAAAAGCCGGGTGCTGGCAGCATTGCAGGGTTTGCCCCCTCACCCCCGGCACAGCCAGTCCCCGGGACCtcgcacccccccacaccccctgctcGGGGGGGTCCCACGCACCCCACAGACCCCGAGGTGTGTGTGATGCTCAGCATCCCCCCAAAGCCAGGACCTGCggcaggcggggggcggggcaGGTGGCCGAGctcagcccgggggggggggtgaaagaCCCCCCAGTTTCCCTGGGGGCTGCCCAGGGTCTGGCCGgagcctgtccccccccctccgtGGCTCTGCCCACGGGGTCCCCACCGGTGGCACGTCACAGCGAGGGGCtgggccctgcagggaggaggaccccccccccggggacagctGCCCCCCACCTTCATCCCCTCCTTTATTCCCCCCCCCGGGAGAGAGATCTGGGGGGGCTGGAGTCGGGGAGGGGACCAGACCccccatctttattttttttttcgggaggggggcggggggggggggggaaggcggcgcaAGGCCCGTTGGCGTGGGCATcgcggaggggggggtgggggggggggggcagagcaaAGCCTGCGCGGTgccgttgggggggggggggtgcccaggGGAGAAGGGGCATCGCCCGTGGCCGTggccccgccggctccccccgcGCTGGGTGGGGGCGAGCTGCCCGCAGGCTGCCATGGCTCTGGGGTTCTCCTCCAAGAAAGCCTCCTCCCGAAACATCGCCGTGGAGAGGAAAAACCTCATCACCGTCTGCAAGTGAGGGCctcgggggacgggggggggcagggggggggcagcggggtaGGGGGGGGGCACCCGAAAATAGAGGGGAGGGGAGGTaaggtggggagagggaggggggagagagaaacgACGACCGCTGGCGGGGATGGAGGAGACGGTggcggggggaggatggggaagggggttgtggaaggctcgggggggggggtttcatCATCTTCCTCCCCGCGGCCCCTTCACCccggggggagggaggcggaattatttttgttgttgctgcagTCGCTTtgagcggagccgggggggggggcggaattcAGATTTGGAGGAATTCAGAATTGGAAAAATTCAGATTTCAGAGAGGATGAGGATAAGGGGAAGGGGAAGTGGGGGGGCCTggaggctgcgggcggcggggccggggcaatGGGGATGaagggggtccgggggggggcgtggggggggtcCGGGGACACAACGACAACATGGAGGCTGCCGGTGCCGGCGGTGCCGGGAGCAGCCGGGTCGAGgtgggggaggcgggcgggggggggggcgatgggggtcgGGGTCAGTGGGGCCCGGGGGGGTCGgagagggggacggggaccccctggggtcgggggggggggcgaggaagTGACGTCAGGGCCCCGCTGCGGGcggcggggatggagggatggaggcagcggGGATGGAGGATGAGGGTTGTCATGGCGACGCCCGGctggaccggggcgggggggccgcggatgggggggacagggatggggtggtggggacaggggtggtggggctggtggtccctgcctgtccccagcccccgaGCGTGGGGATGGGGTCAGTTTCTCCCCCCCTGGCCCCGGGCCCTGGTTaggggctgcctgtgctgggctgtggccagagcctggccccggggctgctggggggcgtggggggcaccGAGGCTTGGGGTCACCGtgccagggacccccaggtcctgctTTTGGGGTCTGGGGGACCCCAGGGCTTCTCACCATATCACAGGGCATCTCTAGACCCCATTGTCATGACATGGGGCCCCCCAGGGCTCCTTGTCATGTCACGGGGCACCTCCAGACCCCACAGTCATGACATGGTGACCCTCCAGGGCTCCTTGTCATGTCATGGAGCACCTCTTGACTCCACTGGCGTGACATGGGGCCCCCCCAGGGCTCCTCACGATGGCATTGGGCACCTCCCGACCCTGCTGTCATGACATGGGCGCCCTCCAGGGCTCCTTGTCATGTCACAGGGCACCTCCAGACCCCACTGTCATGAGAtggggacccccaggtcccctcaCTATGGCACGGAGCACCTCTAGACCCCGCTGTCATGACATGGAGACCCTTCAGGGCTCCTTGTCACGTCACAGGGCACCTCCAGGACCCCACAGTCATGACACGGGGACCCCTGGATCTCCTTGTCATGGCATAGGGcacctccagacccctcagcctGCCACCAGGATGTCTCCAGACCTTGCTGTCGTGCCACGAGGCACCTCTAGACCCCACTGCCCTGACGAGGCACCCTCCACCTGCCGTCATGGGGATCCCCAGTCTCACCCTCCCCACATGTGGCCGTGACCCACAGACGGGGCGATCCCCCCCGTTGCAGACACCTGCCCCGTCCCCTGCTGTCCTGCCAGGCTCGGCGGATTTTGTGTCTTCGGCATCTCTCCCCGCTGAGCACGAGCAGCCGGGCGGAAGGGGAAGCCATCACCGCCCGCGCACGCCCGGGGAGGAAGGGGGCCTTTGTTCGCCCTTCCTGGCCACTTGCACGGtgggggagcggcggccgccccggcggggtccccggggacatggggacacgggggtcagCGAGCCGCGGCCCACGGCTCAGCCCGCCGCCCTCTTCCCGCTGCCGGCCTCGACAGCCCATGTCTGCAAAAGCATTTTGCTCCGTTGCTGAAACCTAATGTGTTCAGGGCGCTGGGAGCAGGGCGCTGGGGGCCTGTCCCCTCCCACCCGTGACACCCATGTCCCCGCCAGGTTCTCAGTGAAGGCTCTGATGGAGAAATACACGGTGGAGCCCATCGACGACTCCTCCGAGGAGTTCCTTAACTTCGCCGCCATCCTTGAGCATATCCTCAGCCACCGCTTTAAAGGTAATGGTGGTCCACGAGGACAGGTGCCCGTACAGCCCCtggcgtgtccctgtccccatccctgtctgtgTTCCCATCACGGTGGATGGGGATGCATGCATGCACGTGCCGGCACTGGGGAGTATGTCCGGGCTCTGGCTTGGGGCTTTCTGGGCCAGTGGGGTTTGCGGGCATGGGCAGCCCCCAACGGCAGCGCCCCGGTCCCCGCAGGCCCCGTCAGCTGGTTCAGCTCGGATGGGCAGCGCGGGTTTTGGGACTACATCCGCCTGGCCTGCAGCAAGGTCCCCAACAACTGCATCAGCAGCATCGAGAACATGGAGAACATCAACACCGCCAGGGCCAAGGTCAGGAaggtgccagcccctgccctgtccctgtccccattcccatccctactccatctccatcccttccatgtttccatccctgtccctatccCCATTCCCACTCCTGGCCCTATTTCCATACACATCCTGTCCCTAGCACATggacccatccccatcccgtccccatcctcatccccatccatctccaccccatcccatcccctccctatCCTGGTcccctccccaaccccatcttcctccacctccaccccatccccatagtcatccccatcccctccctccctgaccccatccccatccatctccatcccatctccaccccAATGCCAtcctcatccctccccatccccatccatctccatccccattcCATCTCCATGCCCATTCCATCTCCATTccagcccatccccatcccatcccaccccatcccatcccattcccatccttgttcccatcccctctctgcccctgtccctgccctcctgcagccccatctCACCCCATAGGATCACTGGGGCAAAACAGGAGCTGCAGGTCCCTGTGGGGGAATAACAGGGCCAAAAGCAGCTCCTGGGTGGGGACCACCCGCCTGCCAATGCCCAGAGCCCGGGGGGCAGGCGGGAGCATGGTGTGGGGCAGCCGAAGGTGGCACCCGTCCTCAGGGCTGCCCCGCGGGGCCGTGTCTTGCAGGGCCGTGCCTGGATCCGCATGGTGCTGATGGAGAAGCGCATGTCCGAGTACATCTACACAGCCGTGAAGGACTCGCAGACCACCCGGTGAGCAGCCCATGGCACGGCCGGCCACGGCCACGCACACGCCTAAGCCATGCCAGGAGTGCTCAGGGTGCGCCGGGGTGGGCTCCGCGGGGGGTCTCTGGGTGCCGGAGGGTGCACGTGCAGCCGCGTTTTTCCCCGCAGGCGGTTTTACGACGATGGGGCCATCATGCTGCGGGACGACTCCGTGGTGCTCACGGGGACGCTCATCGGGCTCAGCGCCATCAATTTCAGGTAGGGGCGGGCGGCGCGGTGGGATGTGGTGGGACGTGGGCACCCTGCCCCATCCGTCCCCCCTGCCggccccccggggctcccctgaccctctgctccttctgctgccGCTCAGCTTCTGCCTGAAGGGTGAGGTGATGGACGGTAAAACGCCCGTGGTCATCGACTACACGCCCTACCTGAAGTTCACACAGAGGTAAGAGCCGGGGTGCCCTCTCTGGGGTGGGGACCCCACCGTCTCTCCCCCAGAGCCCCGGTGGGGCTCAGCTGGGCTCCCCCGGTGTGTGCCAGCCCCCCGCTGCGGTGCTGGCTGCTCCATGCTGGGGCAGCTTCATGCTGagcccccattccccccccccccccccagctacgACTACCTGAGCGAGGAAGAGGAGCGGGGCAGCGTGGAGAGCAGCACGAGCGAAGACAGCTCCCCCGAGCACCCCTACCTGCCCCTGGTCACCGACGAGGACAGCTGGTACAGCAAGTGGCGCAAGATGGAGCAGAAATTTCGCATCGTTTATGCCCAAAAGGTACCGGGATCCGGGATGGGGCCGGCCAGGTACCAACTCCCCCccgggatgctccagccccagagcatccccccaCCACATCCCTGCTTCTGCAGCCCAGTGGTACCCGCAGCCCATCATCACGCTGCTGTGGTGACCCAGCCCTCTTCTTCTCActctgggtgtccctggggacatggcgggggcaggcgggggcagcggggtgcTGCTGATGGTGGCCTCGCGCAGGGGTACCTGGAGGAGCTGGTGCGGCTGCGGGAGTCGCAGCTGAAGGACCTGGAGGCGGAGAACAAGCGGCTGAAGCTGCGCCTGGAGGAGGTGATGGTGCAGAAccagctggagaagagggagcTGGAGGGCGTCatcctggagctgcaggagcagctgtgaGTGGGGACCTGCCGCTGCGGCCGGGTGCGgtgggtggggggtccctggtgcctgagtgtccccagtgccccaccGACCCTGAGGGGCAGGGTAAGCGGtggtccccagcaccccacacACCATGTGGGGTGTGATGGGTGGTGGGTTCTCGGTGCCGGGGTGCCCCATATGCCCTGTGGGACACGGTGGGTCCCCAGTGTCCCATACACCCCAAGGGATGTGACAGGTGGCAGGTCCCCGGTACACAGGTGCCCCATATGTGATGTAAGACATGATGGTGCCCCGCTGCCCCATATGTCCTGTGGGACATGGAGGGTCCCCAAGTGTCCCATATGTCCTGTGGGACATGGAGGGTCCCAGTGCAAAATCTGTCCTGTGGGATGTGGCAAGTCACTGATGCCCCATATGTCCTATGGGACGTGGTGGGTCCCTGGTGCCCGTACGTCCTGTGGGACCTGGagggtccccagtgtcccatACGCCCAGAGGGACGTGGTGGGTCCCCGATGCCCCGTATGCCCCATGGGATGCATTGCCCAGCAGGTCCCCGGCACTCATGGCTGtgctgggtgctgagcacccgTCTTTGCCACAGGACGGGGCTGATCCCCTGCGAGAACCCGCAGCTGACCCAGCTCTCCAAGGAGATGGTGACGCCCCTGGTGAACCAGTGGCCCTCGTTGGGGACCCTCAACGGCAACGAGAGCGGCTCGGACAGCAAGCTTTTCCGGAGGTAACCCCCCCTGTGGGGGAAGATCCGCCCCAACCCGCGCCCAGCGCCCCATCCTGCCCCGGGGGGGTCTGCCCCAGGCAGGGGACGGGGGAGAAGGGGCTGTCgcggccccggggggctgcagcgcGGGGGGGCTCAGCGCCGTCCCTCCGCAGGCACAGCTTCGTGAGCACCGACCAGCTCTCGGCCGAGAACAGCCTCAGCTCCGACTCCCAGCGCCTGGGCGAGGGCAAGCGCGAAGGCGAGCCCTGGGGGCCCTTGGGTAAGACCCCCCATACACACACTGCAGGGTGTCCCATGGGGCTCAGCATGTCCCTGAACACACACCCAGGCATCAGgaccccccgtcccctcccagcagccccctcctcatGCCAGGGTTGCCGTCGAGGACTCCCAGGTCCCCCCCGCAGAGGTGGTCCCTGTCCCCccgcggcagggctggggggtgcgaGGCCGCAGTCCCCCCGCGACGCCCCGCTCTGTGCCCGCAGGGAAGGACCCCACGCCCTCCATGCTGGGGCTCTGCGGCTCCCTGGCCTCCTTGCCCAGCTGCAAGTCCCTGGCCAGCCTCAAATCCAACGAATGCCTGGTGAGCGACAGCACCGAAGCCAGCCCAACCCGCAGCCCCAGCtgagacccccagccccctcgctgccccacggcccagccacccagaccagCGTCACGGCAGAGGACTGACCTCATCCCCCCCCCATCGCCGCCCCAGGATCAACAAGGGACTCACCAAACCCACCGGGATGGCCAGGGatgggtgtccccctccccgtctTGACACCCCACCCTGGCTGCGCCTTggacccccagcccggcccctggctggggacatggacccgttgggaTGGGGGACGTTGGACTGGGACCGTgcgagctggggatggggaggcgGGGGTGAACTGTGCCAAGGGACACCGGGAGTGACCGCTgctggggggtgagggagggggtcAGGGCCATAACCCCCCCGGGGGTGAGGGTCCGGGCACAGCCCCAGTGTCCGTCCCGCTCAGCCTGGGGGCACCGCTCTTCCCTCGGGCACCCACCCGGGCTTCGCCTGCCCTCTactgcccagcctccccccggccccccctcgcACCCAGGCGCCACAGGGGGGCTGGCCTGTCCCCTCCTTTGGGGACCAGCTGTCCCTCCTTGCAGCAGCATCCCCACGACAGGGAtacgccccccctcccctcctccttcttcccatcCTTCTCTGGGTTTCGggttgttttgggtgtttttggtttttaattcagCCCCATCTGCCTCGTTGGAGCAAAAGGAATCAATAAACGCAGCAAGCCGAGCTGGCCTCCGTGAGCTCCCCCCGAGTCGGGAGAGGGAAAGGGGTGAAAAGACCCCTTGTGCCCCCCGCCACGAGGTCCTGTCCCAGGCAGGGAcgctgggggagggaggtgggggggcagtgagcctcctccagcccccccagagcaCAGAGAGCACCTTTGGGACACAGCAGGTCACCCAAGGATGGGGCAATCCCTGCCCCATCCACAGTGCGGGTGCAGGGGGGGCGACACAGTGCTGCTGGGGGTAGCAGGGGGGTCCTGGGATCTGTTACCCCCAGTGAAAGCCCAGCAAGGACCTGGCGGATGACAGCACCACGTGCCCACgcggcagggacagggctggcccTGCCGTCCCCCAACTGCCTGGGGATGCCTTCCACAGCCCCAGCGTGcagacagcagggaaagaaatCCTTGCCCTAAGAGacaaataaaatttccttttatttaagaaaataagagaaattcCCCCCCTGGAGTCCCGGAGCAAGCTGGGGCAGCACCCACAGTGGGTACAATGCTGGGGCAGGTCCTCGGGGtgaagggaggaggcaggggcagaggTTTGATAACCAGAATGCCTGCCGGcccccccagagcagcagcaaggtCTGTCCTCACACAGGGTCCAAGCCCAGGGTctgccaggggacagggacacccggAGTGGGAGAGGTCCggaggcagggagagggtccTGACGTGTCCCCGTGCCGCGCAGTGCTGGCAAGGGGAGGCTGTGCGTGACTGATGGCAAGAAGGGGCAGACCCCCAGCTGTAGCAGGGCTGGGGGGCCCGGGCAGGCACACAGAGAAGCCCCCGAGGATTTGGTCCTTGACCGAGCCCCGGCTCCCATCTCCTGCCGTGCCGAGTCTCCCAGGGCACCCCCATCTCGCCAGAGCATCCGTGaatccagcagcagcatctgtccAGCCTCAAGGGATGAGTGTGGGggactccccctccccccccccccgcagtgtcaCAGCAGCAGGCACAGGTGTCCCCCAGGTtggctggggatggagagggggccgggctggccctgcccgtgggcgcaggcaggggggaggcagagcaTGGCACGAAGGCACTTGGGCTTTGCAGAGCCGAGTGCGGTTCGCTGCTCCCGGGGCGCCTCACCGGGAGCGGGGTTGGCAGCGTCC
Protein-coding sequences here:
- the RUNDC3A gene encoding RUN domain-containing protein 3A — protein: MALGFSSKKASSRNIAVERKNLITVCKFSVKALMEKYTVEPIDDSSEEFLNFAAILEHILSHRFKGPVSWFSSDGQRGFWDYIRLACSKVPNNCISSIENMENINTARAKGRAWIRMVLMEKRMSEYIYTAVKDSQTTRRFYDDGAIMLRDDSVVLTGTLIGLSAINFSFCLKGEVMDGKTPVVIDYTPYLKFTQSYDYLSEEEERGSVESSTSEDSSPEHPYLPLVTDEDSWYSKWRKMEQKFRIVYAQKGYLEELVRLRESQLKDLEAENKRLKLRLEEVMVQNQLEKRELEGVILELQEQLTGLIPCENPQLTQLSKEMVTPLVNQWPSLGTLNGNESGSDSKLFRRHSFVSTDQLSAENSLSSDSQRLGEGKREGEPWGPLGKDPTPSMLGLCGSLASLPSCKSLASLKSNECLVSDSTEASPTRSPS